The genomic DNA GGGAAAGAAAAAGCTGGACCAATTAGGGTTCGACAAGGGCGACTACGTACAGATCGTAGAGGTCACGATGGACGGGCACGGGCCTCTCTTCTGCCTGATTAAAGCCGAAGCACAAGTCTGAGGCGGGGGCCTGATGACAGATGCAGTCAGGCTGCCCCCTCAACTCCAACACCCGGAGTTCCGCTTCTGCCTCATTCAACAAAAAGAAAAACGTCCCTTCGAGAAGGGTTGGCCGGACACGGCCAACTACACCTATGACGACAAGAGATTAGCGGAGCACCTGGAGAGGGGGGGCAACTACGGGGTCCTCGGAGGCTATGGCGGTCTGATCCAGATCGATTCGGATTCGCCCGAGGTCGAGGAGGCGGTGCGGGAGGACCTCCCACCGACTTTCGTGGTCAGGACCGGGCGCGGCGGGAAGCACTTCTATTTTCTGTGCCGAGACCTTAAGGAACCGATCCGGCTCTTCAAGCCTGGCTCGGATGTGAAGGGCGACATCGGTGATGTATCATCCTTCGGGAAGCAGGTGGTCGGGCCCGGTAGCATCCACCCAAATGGTAAGAGGTACGAGGTCATCGAAGACAGACCGATCGCCGAGGTCAAGGCGGAGCAGATCAGGTTCGCACTTAGAAAGTTCATCAAGGATGAGTCGGAGGCTACCGCCGAGGTCACCAGGACCGAAGCGGGAAAGGTGGGAGCGGTCATCGATAAACTCAATATCGCTGACGTGGTGAACCTGGCAACGCTGAAGCGCCACGGCGACGAGTACCGCGGTCCCCACCCGGTGCACGGGAGTGAAGGAGGCAAGAACTTCTCGGTGAACGTCAACAAGAATGTCTGGAAGTGCTTCAGGCACGACACCGGAGGCGGTCCCCTTGAATGGATTGCCGTGGAGAACAGGATACTGGATTGTGCCGAATGCCTGCCCGGGGCGTTGCGGGACGACAAGTTCAAGCAGGCGCTCAAGATCGCCGCTGATAAATACGGTCTGGAGATGCCACGGAAGAAGGGGAGGAAAAAAGAGAAAGATGAGGAGCGGTTCGAGTTCAACGTCAAGGAGTGGGCGGAGAAGATCATGGAGCAGCATCACATCGTCACCTTCAGGGACAACGACGAGATGCTCATTTACAACGGTGGCAGCTATGAGTACAATGCTGAGGCGGTGATCTCGGAGACCTTGGAACGGCTGCTCGACGAGGAGTTCTCCCGCTACCGGGACAACGAGGTCACCCACTACATCAAGGCTGGGACCTATGTGGGGCGTGACCTCTTCAAAGTCGATGCCAGATACATTAACCTGGCGAACGGGGTGTACGACCTGGTGAATGGGAGGCTGCTCGAGCACTCCCCCGACTACTACTTCCTGCATCAGCTACCGGTTGAGTACGACCCCGACGCCGACTGCCCCAAGATCAAGAAGTTCCTGTCGGAGGTCCTCGACCCGAGCGACATCCCCCTCATCTTCGAGGTCATCGGCTACTGTCTCTACCGCTCCTATCCCATCCAGAAGGCGATCATGTTCATAGGCGATGGGGCGAACGGAAAGAGTACCCTCATCGCACTCATCAAGCATTTTCTGGGCGAGAGGAACGTCGCACAGGTGGCCTTGCAGGACCTCGAGAAGAACCGCTTCTCCGCCGTCAATTTGTATGGGAAGCTCGCCAACCTGTACCCAGACCTGCCGGATGAGGTGCTCAAACGAACGGGCAAGTTCAAGATGCTGACCGGAGGGGACACTCTGATGGTTGAAAGGAAGTTTCAGGGTTCGTTCTCGATGAAGAACCACGCCAAGCTCATCTTCTCCTGCAACCAGCTCCCCCCGGCCAATGACGAAACCGACGCCTTCTTCCGGCGGTGGGTGCTGATCAACTTCCCCAACACCTTCCCCCCCGACCGGGCCGACCCCTACCTCCTCCAGAAGCTGGTGACCAAAGAGGAGCTGTCGGGGCTCTTGAACGAGGCGCTCCAAGCGTTGGTCAGGATCATCAGGAACGGGGCCTTCAGCTACACCCAGAGCACCGAGGAGCTGAGGGCGGAGTACATACGCAAGAGCGACCCCGTCCACGCCTTCGTCCTCGACATGGTGATCGTGGACCCGGAGGGTGAGGTACCGAAAGACGAGGTTTTCTACCAGTACACCCAGTACTGCAAGAGGAACAAGCTTCCCCTGACCGATAAGAGCGTGTTCAGCAAAAAGCTCGGGGGGCTTGTGAGAATCGAAGCCACCCGCCCATCCGTGGGCGGGGAGAGGGTTAGGTGTTGGAAAGGGATCCGGCTGAGCATCGCCCCGGAGTATGAGGACTCGGAGGAAAAGAGGCCGACCGGGATCGAGGAGTACGACGACGGCGGAGAGGCTGAGGAAGAATCCGCAAAAAAAGCGGTAGATAGCGCAAAAAACGGCGAAAAACCGGTCCACCCTCGATTTTTTACCCTGGACCGGGCAAAATCCTTAACGGCGTTAGGTCCAGGGTCGCGACCCCGAGGGTGGACCGACTCTGGCATGCCTTTTAGTCCAGGATGTCCACCCTTTTTTCCCAATCTTAAGTCTATGTGGAATAACAGTAAAGGTAAGGGAGAAGATAGTAAAGGAGAAACATTTACGGAAGGGGAAAAACAAGCTCTACTAATAAGAGGTTGCAGATCGAGGGTGGACACCCCGGACCAGGCGCCCGCAAAAAAAGCGGTTAAAGTCGCCGAAGGACGCAAAATGACCGAGGAGGAGCTGCTCGAGGAGGTCCGAAAAAGGGTCGAGCAACTCTACAGGATGACCACGGCGATCGGTGAAGGGTCGCCGACCGACACCGAGGTCGGGTGCGAGATCGAGGACCTCTTCGACGATGACCTCGAGGGTGCCATCGGGTGGCTCAAGAGGGCCTGTGAGAACAACTGGCTCCCCTGGACGGTGACCGTGGACGGGAAGGTGGTGAAGTGAAGTCGAAGAAAGTACCCAAGAAATGCTGGCCTTCTGAGGGAGAAGACAAGGCCGGTTGTGGGGCCCCCCTGGTCTATGAAGAATCGGTTAACGCCCTGGTGTGCAAGAATCCGAAGTGTATCTTCAGGTGGTGTGGTTGGGGAAGCCCAGTCGCCTATTGCTATTCCACACACGGCATAGATCGTCGTCCGAAGAACCAACGGAGACCGAAGAGACGGCTCCTTCGCGTCTGCAGGCGGGAGAAGGCGTACGAGGATTGCATTGAGACCGGGGACCTGTGCTTCGACTGCCCCTACAAGGCCGTAGGAGGCCGTAGGAGGCGCAGGAAGGCCCGAACTTCCGTAGGTGACCCTTCACCCGTCCGAACGGGAGAACGTCCCAAATCACCCCCAAAGCGGGGAGGAGAGAAACTGTTTTTGAAGGACTTCATGTGAAGAAGAAATCGGAGGCTAAAAAATGAACATCTTATTGATCGATATCGATTCCATGATCCCAAATCTCGCCTTGATGAAAATCTCGGCATATCACAAATCTCGGGGCGATAATGTAGGATTCTCAGTTTCGGATCCCGACATAATATACGCCTCGGTGATATTTCGGCAGAATAAGCATCTGGTGGATGGTCTCTCCTTCTTCTATCCCAATGCTGAGATAGTCATAGGTGGAGTAGGCTATGATATGCAGACAAAACTCCCCGCAGAGATCGAGAGAATAAGACCAGACTACACACTATATCCAGATATGGATTACTCCCTTGGTTATACGTCGAGGGGATGTCCGAACTCATGCTATTTCTGTGTCATACCCCAAACAGAAGGGAAACACCAGCGGTGGCAACATCCCAGCGAGTGGCACAATCCAGATTTCAAGAAGGCACGAATACTCGATCCTAACTGGTATGCCGATCCCGACTGGTTTTTCGAAACCAGCCAGTGGTTCATGGATCGCGACATTGCGATAGATGTCAGTCAAGGTTTCGACATCCGGCGGATCACGCCAGGGATCGCCTATCAGATCAAGAAGTTGAAATTCTGGAAGCCCATTCATTTTGCATGGGATGATGAGAAGGACGAAGTCAAGATTATGAGGGGCATTGAAATTCTTAAAAATATGGGGATGAAGAACGAACTCCGGCATTCAACACTCTTCTATGTCTACTGTCACGATCCGGATCAGCACGAATCCGCATTATATCGATGTCGCAAACTGAAAGAAATGGATGTCGGCGCCTTCGTCATGTATAATATTGACATCCCCAAAACACAGGAAATCATCGATCTGCAACGCTGGGCAAACAGACCTTGGATATATTGGTCGATTGACTATGATGAATATAGAAGAAGGAGAGAAGTGAAATGATTAAAGACCACGGTGTAAGCACAATCTATGAATGCGACTTCTGTTGGGATTTCCTGGTCCCCAATCACAAAGGCGAATTCGTGTGTCCCAACTGCGGATACAATTTTGGGAAGATCGGGGAGGCCAAGAAATGACCCAACAGCTCCTTAGGATCGGTGACTGTCGAAAAGTTCTTGAAGAGCTTGAACCTGAGTCGATTGATTGTGTCGTTACCAGTCCGCCGTACTGGGGATTGAGGGACTACGGAACGGAACCGTTGATATGGGATGGAAAGAAGGATTGTAAGCATGAATGGGGAACAAATACATACTGCCCTACTAAGTGTGGCACACAGGGAAGTACCGAAACAAAGAAATGGCCAAAGATGCAGAAAGCAAATTCCAATCCTCCGCCTACCAGATTTTGCTCGAAGTGCGGAGCGTGGAAGGGGCAACTAGGCCTTGAGCCAGGCCCAGACCTCTACATCAAACATCTCTGCGACATATTCGATCAAATTAAAAGGGTTCTGAAACCCACTGGAACATGTTGGGTGAATATCGGGGACACATATGCAGGAAGCGGTGGCGCGGGCGGGGACTATAACGAGGGAGGACTGAGGGAAGGACAGCCGAAATACAAGCAAGGAAACGCTGATGTTCTCCCAAAATCCCTAGTCCAGATTCCTTCGCGCTTCGTGCTTGAGATGATGAAAAGAGGATGGATTAATCGTAATGAAATAATCTGGCATAAGCCCGCTTGTTTACCTGACAGTACGAAAGACAGGTTCACGGTCGATTTCGAGAAGATGTTCTTTTTCGTCAAAAACCAAAGGTATTGGTTTGAGCAACAATTTGAGCCATTGACCGAGAGCACCAAACAGCGAATGAAGTATGATCAATGGGTTGCTGATGTTATCGATCCACGAGGCAGAAATAAACGATGTGTATGGACAATCTCGTCCAAACCATACTCAGAAGCCCATTTCGCAACATTCCCATTGGCCCTCATAGACACACCCATCAAAGCAGGATGTCCCAAAGAAGTCTGTCCCAAATGCGGGTTCCTGAGAGAGGCCATATGGGAAAAGGTTCAGGGGAATACAACTGGGATTAAGAAAAATCTCGTTGGTTATACAGACTGTGATTGTAACGCCGGTTACGAGCCTGGATGGGTTCTCGATCCATTCGCCGGAAGCGGAACTGTGCTTGAATACTGCCGACTCAACGGTTACAATGGGATAGGAATCGAACTCAATCCAGAATATGAGAAACTGATCACAGAAAGAGCTAGACTCAACACTCCTCAGTTGGACATATTTCTGGAGGAGGCCATTGAATGACACATAAGGGACATAAAGACGACACGAGTAAGGAGGCAGAGTAGATGAAGCAGAAAAAGGATAAGGACGAGGAGGAGGAAAAGATGGAACAAGAGGAATGGAAGAAGAAACTGGAAGAGATGGAGGAGGAGGGCTTCACCGTCCACAGGCGCAGCGACGACCTGATGGTGGCCCTCCTGGAGCTGCAAGGAGACTACGTGGAGCTGACGCCCGAAGGTAAGACGCAACCCGTGTCCGCTGCCGATGCCAAGAAGATCCTCGCCAAGCGGGCGAAGCAGGAGAAGGCACCCATGCAGGGGAAGCTACCCGAGCGGGAGGAACGGATCGTGACTGTGAAGGAGGACGGCCCAGCCCAGGTCTCGCTCAAGGAGGCCATGATCTATATCGAGAAGCAGCTGGGGATCCACCCGATGCACGTGATGATCTATCACGGCAGGCCCTACGTCATGCATGGTGGGCTTCTCGAGAAGGCCGACAAGAAGGGGCTGCGGTCCATCCGCATCGAGACCAAACCCCTCAAGGACGGAGGGTACGAGGCCACGGCCTGGGTGTATCCCACCCTCGGCAAGGACACCATCGAACTGGTCAAGGCCGCCCAGGGACTCGACCCCGAGGTCCAGAAAGAGCTACTGGAGAACGCGATCCCGGTCTTCGTGAACCACGGGACCGCCACCCCGGACAACGTCAAGATGGGGGCGATGAAGAGCTACCTGAAAGAGCTTGCCATCACCAGGGCGGTCAACCGGGCCCTGAGACTGTACACCGCCTGCGGTTTCACCAGCGTG from Dehalococcoidales bacterium includes the following:
- a CDS encoding phage/plasmid primase, P4 family; protein product: MTDAVRLPPQLQHPEFRFCLIQQKEKRPFEKGWPDTANYTYDDKRLAEHLERGGNYGVLGGYGGLIQIDSDSPEVEEAVREDLPPTFVVRTGRGGKHFYFLCRDLKEPIRLFKPGSDVKGDIGDVSSFGKQVVGPGSIHPNGKRYEVIEDRPIAEVKAEQIRFALRKFIKDESEATAEVTRTEAGKVGAVIDKLNIADVVNLATLKRHGDEYRGPHPVHGSEGGKNFSVNVNKNVWKCFRHDTGGGPLEWIAVENRILDCAECLPGALRDDKFKQALKIAADKYGLEMPRKKGRKKEKDEERFEFNVKEWAEKIMEQHHIVTFRDNDEMLIYNGGSYEYNAEAVISETLERLLDEEFSRYRDNEVTHYIKAGTYVGRDLFKVDARYINLANGVYDLVNGRLLEHSPDYYFLHQLPVEYDPDADCPKIKKFLSEVLDPSDIPLIFEVIGYCLYRSYPIQKAIMFIGDGANGKSTLIALIKHFLGERNVAQVALQDLEKNRFSAVNLYGKLANLYPDLPDEVLKRTGKFKMLTGGDTLMVERKFQGSFSMKNHAKLIFSCNQLPPANDETDAFFRRWVLINFPNTFPPDRADPYLLQKLVTKEELSGLLNEALQALVRIIRNGAFSYTQSTEELRAEYIRKSDPVHAFVLDMVIVDPEGEVPKDEVFYQYTQYCKRNKLPLTDKSVFSKKLGGLVRIEATRPSVGGERVRCWKGIRLSIAPEYEDSEEKRPTGIEEYDDGGEAEEESAKKAVDSAKNGEKPVHPRFFTLDRAKSLTALGPGSRPRGWTDSGMPFSPGCPPFFPNLKSMWNNSKGKGEDSKGETFTEGEKQALLIRGCRSRVDTPDQAPAKKAVKVAEGRKMTEEELLEEVRKRVEQLYRMTTAIGEGSPTDTEVGCEIEDLFDDDLEGAIGWLKRACENNWLPWTVTVDGKVVK
- a CDS encoding site-specific DNA-methyltransferase — encoded protein: MTQQLLRIGDCRKVLEELEPESIDCVVTSPPYWGLRDYGTEPLIWDGKKDCKHEWGTNTYCPTKCGTQGSTETKKWPKMQKANSNPPPTRFCSKCGAWKGQLGLEPGPDLYIKHLCDIFDQIKRVLKPTGTCWVNIGDTYAGSGGAGGDYNEGGLREGQPKYKQGNADVLPKSLVQIPSRFVLEMMKRGWINRNEIIWHKPACLPDSTKDRFTVDFEKMFFFVKNQRYWFEQQFEPLTESTKQRMKYDQWVADVIDPRGRNKRCVWTISSKPYSEAHFATFPLALIDTPIKAGCPKEVCPKCGFLREAIWEKVQGNTTGIKKNLVGYTDCDCNAGYEPGWVLDPFAGSGTVLEYCRLNGYNGIGIELNPEYEKLITERARLNTPQLDIFLEEAIE